In Diabrotica undecimpunctata isolate CICGRU chromosome 9, icDiaUnde3, whole genome shotgun sequence, the DNA window TCAATATTGAAGATATTTCCTGAGATCCTCTACCATCATCTGTTTCGTCCTACACATACATAAAGCCGTTGTTTTATCCAAATCAGCCAAAACCAAGAAAACAACTGGACTCTTGAAAATGATGAACACGAAGAGTATGCCAGACAAGGTTTATTATACAGAAAggaccaaaagtctggaaacgccaattatctcttaaatggataGTCTGCATTATACAAAAATAGggaaaaccatgaacatcaggcagttgcgaaaggaaagtatccgacagggcagaatggaagaacattgttaagcaggccaagactcacaaagggttgtagcgccattagaagaagaagggaTACACCTACTTTGCAATATGAAGATTTGTAATTTGATGTTTGTAACGTTGCTAGATTTACCACatttctgatatcattagtcacCTTGATTTTCTAaatacaacaccctgtatattgtacAATAATTGAAATCTCCACTTCAATACCAgttcatcatcattattctggcttcacaaccctgcgtgggtcctagcctccttaagaatttctctcctGTCGTCCCTATCCATTGCTTTCTCAGCCaagcatgtattcccatatttctcatgtattcatcgatgttatcaaggaaccttgttctgggtctttctcttcgtctctgaccaataggtctatcaaggagcgtttttctagctggatcattttgttccatccgcattacatgccctatccacatCAGACCTCCTATCTTAATGTgatttacgatatcaggttcctggtatattctataaagttcaagttgtatcgtcttctccatactccattgtcattcactgctcaatagattcgccttagtacttttctttcgaaacatcctaacatattTTCATTACCTCTTCTCTCttgtctgttccccttacctcatctctttcgtcttccaggttttcttcttcttcctctatattaagtgcctgggtAAAGTAATCCATCCATCTATTCAATAAATCCttacttgttgttaataggtcgccattctgacttctgtattgtcttgtggttgccttaaattcttttctgttgatgttaactttcttatggaATGCTCtcaattctttctctctgttgagattttctatatatttaagttcctcatttaggtggtttcgtttttttcttttgtgtatcctcttttcttctcttctctttgtctggtattTCTCTGCAGTTGTTCGGGTAAgaatctttctgtaggcttcattttttttcgtTTGTTGCATTCTTGTATTCATCgtcaaaacaataatttttacgggcacaaattgctgttcctatttcatctttggctgctgcttcaatgtcttcctttattctggtccagtagagtctatatctgtctgacattcttcatttacattttgattccttagcctgttggtgatgttttccgagtacctttctgcaattgtcgcatctctcagcttttgcacattccatttgtttgtatccattttattttctttactggtgtttgaaattctagccctcaatgttgagatcactaggcaatgatctgagtctatgtttagACATAATAAATTTCTGCAGTTTTTTACGTCTGTTCCATGatttgaatctattaagatgtgatcaatctgactcgttgttcttaTATCAGGATAGGTCCAGGTTACCttatgtatgttcttgtgttcaaaataggtgctagcgactgtcatattgagtgttgctgctaagtttatcagtcgtaatccattatcgctactgatgttgtgtaggctatgctttcctatcgtgggcatgaaaactcgctcttgtcctattcttgcattcatgtcacctaatcaaatcttaatgtcatttctgggacatctCCTGTAGGCTTGCTCTATTTCTTTgaagaactgttcttttatttcctctgGTTTGTCATCAGTTGGGGCATGTGTATTGattaaactgtaattaaagaattttcctTTTAAGCACAAATAGCACATTCgttgactgtaggctttaaagtcaataataGGGCCTTTTGTTCTTCGGTTTACAATAAATCCCACCCCATCTATGTGTTGGCTTTCattgcagctataatatatggaatGGGTTCTCTTGTCAAGAGTGCCACTTCCCATCCAccgcatttcctgcagtgctaAAACATCGATTTTGTATgtgttcactatgtctagtaaaGATGTGAGTGCTCCAGTTCGGTATAGGGTTCGGGTATTCAATGTTCCTAATTtcaattccatttttcgtttgcaggAGTCGTCGTCGTGAGTTCCGTCCAGCTAATAGTTCCTGAGGTTCCATAACATATGtttttttacaggaagaggttgtcAGCCTCTAGCCCAACACACAACCTGGAGGGTGCGAGAGGCTCTTCTGTTAGGGTTgccataccttagtctgttttggttcgcaGTTGGTAGTTTTATTTCCCAACTATCCATCCAATACCAGTTCAACTGCATACAATATTATCGATTTTATGTAATCACCAACAtcttaaaaagatcaaaaaaaaaCTAGATCTCGATCTAGAGCTTAATCGTCTCAATAAATTCTTTGATTCAAACTATGTACAACTAAATTTGAATGTATTAATTAAAAGTTTACTACATTACGAAGTTAATGTCTACCTaatcaagtgttcaaaatgccctccgttgtTAATTTGGCAGTAGCCTAAAcgatggtagaatgcgtctaTTACATTTCTCCATGTTTCTCTAGAAATTAATATGGATTCATCAATAGCTCTGCTAAAGTAGTTTTATAAACTCTACTTTTCAAGTACCCCCAATAAAAATAACCTTTGGGATTCAAATCGGGTGAACGAGGAGGCCATTAAATACTACCTAATCTGCCCATCCATCGTCCAAAAAAAGTCTGATCTAAATAACGCGGAACATTTACATCAAAATGTACTAGAGCtccgtcttgctgaaaccataaCTCATTAAAATTGGCTCCAAACTCTTTTCAGGGTAgatacaatttcatttctaagtagTATTTCATAATTATCACTTGTTAACTTTCCTTCTATAAACAACGAGCCAATTAACTGAGTACCCACTATAACCCGACCATACATCTGGTTTTTGTGGTCTTTGACTATGGTTTTTACGTATCCAGTGTGGATTTATTTCCCATACAGTGTATTGCTTCGTCGGAAAGTTATATATTGTTAACGAAGTTCTCGTCAGTTACAATTTTATTCATAATTACTTCACTAAACTGTAATCTACGGTTGTAGTCACATTCATTTAATTCTTGCAACAACTGGATTTTGTAGGGTTTACGGAAAAGCTTTTGATAATATACAGCATGGAACGCTGGCGGATCGTTCTCGCCTTCGCCGATGACAAATGTAGTATCACAATCAACATTAGACGTTAAGATATCTTCgcgagctttgaagaagctgtACTAAATATCGGTCTAAAACGATGACTaacagtcgcgtatggaagcgaaacatggacgctaacaaaaaagGAAGTAAATAAATTGCTGGTATGGGAACGTAAAATCCTTCGagtgatatatggcccttgcaaggatagcgtgacaaacgaatggaagCTCAGACACAACCAGGAAAATATAGtgagatatataaaggccaatagactaaGCTGAGCGGGATATGTGACACGCATTAACGGCAATCgtcttataaacaatgtgttttgggaaagaccagtaGGGAGGTCTGTAGGAGAGCTTAGAAAAAAAAAGGTGAAAAGATGCAGTGAGAAAggatctagagaaaatggaagACAATAGGAAATAGTGACACAgaaccgacaaacatggaaggcaatagtaaatgcGGCAAAGACTCACAAAGAGTTGTAACGCCATTAATGATGATGTAGACACATATTAAACATGCCACATGATAATAACATATAGCTATATGCcataaatcagtaacaagaacggctacaaggaagtgggtagctcgcaaatctctggaatggtggaggaattcaccaggacaaagacaggcgaaacagttcattacagaacattcgccaaaatttacggcagacctaataagcaaagacaggaaaacagtcaagatcatagtaggtcttctaacagggcactgtaagctgaataggcacttgaagctgatgggattatcagatgatgacctgtgcagattctgtcacctcgaagaagaaatagcagagcacattttatgtcagtgtgacagtctggcaaatgtgcggttctttgcattaggagaagaaagtccaccggcaaatagctacatggaaggtacagtctcgaagctactagactttataaaaagggtcaggctagagaatgttatctaggactagaggaccacaatagatctgaaaaggtcgcagtggaataggccgaaaagccacctctcttaatctaatgcCATaccaattgattttttttatagcAAATCTACATTAATACGTATTGGCAACATCAGCCGATAATAGGATTAGTTGATAAATCTACCAGTGCACCGATTCAACATTTCAACCCAACTCTGTGCCAGTGTTGTCAATTTTTTCTTCTGATATAATATAAAGACAGTTATCACTAAATCGTTCAAAACTAATATCATATTGCTTCCCCGACCCAAATGATACTAATAAAACCTTACCTCCAAAAAAGTTTCATGAGTTGTTTTTCCGTGCGTAACAGGAAATTCTTTTCGTCCATCTAACTCATAAAGTTCTCCATCTTTTTCTACTAAGGCTACAAAGTGGTGGTTGACCTGCTCATCAGGTTGGACCTGAAATTGTAAAAGGTAATTAATGTTTaattaataactaaaaataacagTTAACAGTTATTtagtaaaactaaatttaaataaacGTTAAAAAGAATTATGTCCATGTAATGGTACATTATGTTCGGGGTTTTACAGGCAAATCCGTCAGAAAGTACTTCGTCCATCCACGCAATTCCTTCCCCTCCTTTGAGAGGTGAATCTACGTCTAttgaaaaaatacaagaaaacaaCACTGTACCTTTCACACCAACAGAGATATCTCCTGAAGTCAATTACCACTTACATCCTCAAATATCAACTTCTCATTAGAACAACCAAATCAATACGTGACAGATACACAAACACACTATAAACGCACACGCTTAGAACTTTCTTCTCCTAGCGACAGAACTAGCATAACTGAAGAACCTATTCATAGTGAACAAACTAAAATCCATGCCGGGTTTTCTAAACCACAAACAAACCAAAAAGTAAACGGTCAAATTACGGCAGTTACAGCAGTACCAGTCCATAAGAAGAAGCATTAAAATTCACACAAGACATCACATCACTTATTTATACATTATACCAAATCTATCCCAACCTTAATGTGAAATCAACCAAAAATAGACTAACTCgtcttataaaaaatttaaaaacaaatccGAACCTTTAATGGATGATTCTACAAAATTACCCAATTTTGGCTTCTCACACGAAACAACTGATGTTGAGTACATCTCGGAACATCTCAAAACTCACAGACATCATCCTCTTATTAACAAGTTCACAATTATTTCTGTTGCTATCCTCGCCTGGCACGCATACAACTTATTTCCgaaaccaatatatatatatatatatatatatatatatatatatatatatatatatatatatatatatatatatatatatatatataccagacTATATAgaagactatatatatatatatatatatatatatatatatatatatatatatatatatatatatatatatatatgtatgtatatatatagactatatagtcagaaatacgtatatacggttgccttccttCGATATACCTTTTtcggttttctgttttgcgagatatgccattacattttacttatatatatatatatatatatatatatatatatatatatatatatatatatatatatataattatcagtttaaaaaaaagttataaggatTATTAATAGATTACCTCTGTTTGGCCTTCCATAGCAAGTTCTTGGTGAGTGTTGATCAGATTAAAAGCTATATCCTCTGCCTTTAGCAATATATCTCCTCTCTCTTCGGGGGTCATGTTTTTAGACTCGGAGAGtaactttttaaaagctccttcTGTCAGATTCAATCTGAAGTAAAAAAAAAGAGAGTAATTATTTTAGATATAGTTCCTACCACAACATAAGTCAAATTTGGATACCTgaactaatatatttttatgaCGTTTGTAACGTtatgaataattattttatttgcgtTATATAATTGCGTcgcatctttattaatttatatttaaataattattttattttaatttctttattaatttctttatctccagtgtagtttttactattttttttatttaaaaagtagttggcgccatctgtttttctttttccgtctttattttctctctttctgtcccgtagaataaatattctcTTCCGTGTTGACATAAAAGCTAATTCTATGATATaggaacatcctatgacatctgtgctaacttcattcagtccctttctattttctgtcaatcacctttaatggtgggattattttttgtttataattaaaatttataaaacaggGTAGGAATTATAATAAGCTTTATTTTATGATCTGCAAAatttctcttgggtttattgacCGTATAAAAATTTATTGACCACATTCAAGACCATATTTTATTAACCGtatgaaaatttattgaccattTGAGGACCTAACCACAGGACTCAACTGAACTTAATCAGGAGGCTACATCCACATGTTACTGCAGCTCTCCAGAGGACATAACATTTAATTGGGAGGACACCCAAGCAGCTCATCGATACCCTAAGTATCATCCTCActaattatttttaagctttggcagggttgattattgttttttttattctttttaataaatatgtttggttaaaatttgttttatttgctattagCTAAGagctcaggttcaatccctagtttaagacaagacgaactcacacttgagatactgagctagacAAGGCACAGGCGATAaactcccatggttgattgaggtattattttataatagtacttcaattctctttggtagtcttatcgttacacgtTTAAGTGACCTAATCATTAGCATTAAAACATCAAGTGGCAGGTacgattttaaagattatttaagaTAGAATTATATTAGTGAAATTAGATCTAATTACTAAGATTGGTGAAGAGAGAGAAGAAAATGTTGAAGGAGAGTTTGGTCTTGGAAAACGTAACAATAGAGTGGACCGATTTGTAGAATTCTGTAAAGAAATAAATCTGTATATTATGAATACCTTTTTTAAAATGCCAAAATGCCGAAAAGGAGACTTTACACTTGGAAAGCTCCAGCAAGTGGTCCTGAAAAGATCAGGTCAAATCAATTAGATTACACCAATATCAATGAGCGTTTTGGAAACTCGGTAAAAGTAGTCaaaacatatcctggagctgATGTCCCTTCGGATCGTCTAAGTCGGTGATTTGGAACTAAGATTCAAGAAACTTATAAATCATCTACTCAATAGCAGGTTCGATTTCAAATCTAAGTTACCTTCATCAACGACTCGTAATCAGTTTGGagaataaatttaaagaaaatcaaGAGTTTCACAATATTGAAGAACACTGGCATCATTTTAAAACTGTactggccttttggctttgcTAGTGCCATTATCTTAggaaaaaaataaaactgtaaacaAAACTACTTCTGTAATTATTAAAATGTGATTGAAAAACGAATTAAAGTTCGTCATATGATGATCCCGAACAATCAACACCAAAGGAGTTGGAACAGTTAGTGAGAGATTGCAGGAAAAATGGACAATTGATCATCGGTTGTGGTGCAAATGCGCACCACGGTCTGACCTGACGCggtaaaaaaagtaaagttcgtgtaaccttctggttAAGGTCTAGTATTTGGGTTTTCAAGATGAAGatgaattcgaattaacggagactttatcaataacatcagatacgcggatgacatggactttcactaaacatttaagaaaacaaaatgtttgatgatctctaagaaggaacagcaaatggGAATAATCAGTGTGAagggtcaaccaatagaaagagtaaaaacatacacctaccttggtacaaacgtaaatgaaaattgggaccattggGACCTAGAAATCAGATGTAGGacagagaaagcaagatctgcatttcaaacgcctacatccgaaacggataggcactacaagaagaagtaTTTCTGAAAAATAAACTCAGTTTAAAAATATATGGAACTGTTATCCAATTTAGTAtcactgagaaatcactagagtataatagaccagcatttatttgtctgattgacctaaagaaagagttaagacagaataagactcaaagatgtaatccatcttctgtatattagagaagttcccctaaatattataaaaagtaccGAAAACAtcaaccaaaacaacaaaatggaagtcagaatagatggacaaattacagaacctatagaaataggcaacggaataagacaaggggattcattgagctcttcgatttgatcatggatgaaatcatcaaaagcgttaacaaaggaagaggatacagaatgggaaacaaagaaataaaaatactctgttacgcagacgacgcaatattgatagcgcaagatgaagatagtctgcaaagactggtccagagatttaacataagagcaaaagaatttaatatggcaatctcatctcagaaaactaaaacaatagtattcagcaaagaaccaaccagatgaaacacagaaattgatggcatcagtattgaacaagtaatggaaataaaatacctgggaattacactgtctagctatggagacttgGACACAGAAGAGAGAGGtcaagtataaaaagcaaatagactggcaggatgccttaataacactatatggcgaaacagaaactaggacatgtaatgagaaatcaagaacgttacggccttctccagctgattctccaaggtaaagtaaatggtaagagaggaccgggaagaagacgcatttcctggcttcaaaatttacgaaagtggtataacacgactaccactgaactgttccgcgctgcaataaacaaagtaaagatagccgtgatgatcgccaacatccggaacggataggcactttaagaagaaggcGAAACAGACTAGATTCTGCTGGATCTTGCAGGCATACCAGTTCtcaattttcactttttttttcaacttttgaTGACATTACAGTACGAATTAAATTGTACAACACTGACTAAAACAACGTGTTTCTGTCTTACGGAcaacgaaaacaaaataaaaagtacGTACAATATAGTCAAAGGATTCCCCGTAAAACAAATGTAAggaacaaaataacaatattgtaCAATACAATCGTGAAATTCGATTTCCCTACATATTTACTAACATATATTAAAGTGGCGTAATATCAAAGGTTAAATCGGAATTCATAAAAACCAAAGCGGGAGTATCGGCAAAACCCGAGATAAAAAGAGACCACGGAAGACTACCATTACCGCCCGTAACAAAAGGTTGCGAAAAAACCAAGGGTTTATTGCACGTTACACCTTTGTATATTTCATTTTtcgcgtttttttttttcgttaaaaaaactttttgaaaaatcATGATTTCATGCATGCtaaagtttcatataaaatacAATCTTGCTAAAAATTATCTACCATAAGTAAAAGAGAAGGAAACCATTACCTCTCATCATTATTTGCGATACTGTGAATCAAAGCAATAGTACCACATGCATTTGATACTTTCTGTTTCATATACCATATATTTGGACTAATTTCTGGTGCCTTGTTTAAATattcttccttttctttttggGCGTGAGCATAGAACTAAAACagaataacttatttaaaatatgcgaatatatacatatatacagtcAAACAAATCCACCCAAATCCAAATATTCAATAGATTTTGTGAAAATGtcaaaacaggtcgatttttattccaaagTGGATCATCTTTTAATGACATAGATTGTTTGTCAACCCCCTTCCTACCAGTGCCACAAacctttaatttaaaatatgaaatatacaCTGTGTGACGCGTTTAGTATTTAAGAGGAGTAACACTCAATAAATTGATACATTTTCAACGCAGAAAGAACACAgttaatatgaaaagaaaaatcatGGATGCCTGAATTCTCCAGCCAAATACCTATCTAACGGTGTGCCATCCATGGTCTATTCCCATTGGTTCAAATTAAAAGTTTGTGGTACTGAAAGGGAGGGGGTTGACAAATGTCTGTGACATTCAGTTTTGATAACGGAAACGTcaaatatacatttatttttttattagtaataattctgattttattcgcaaaaaaataaaataaagaaattaacattTCAAGTTAGGAAAATGGTAACCTTTACAACtgaacataaaattcaaattattaaatgacATTATTCGAAAGCAGTGCCGACGATATAATCGGCAGGTTTTCGTTTTCATTCGAAGGCCCTATACCAACAAAATCTGCAattcacaacattatttttaaatttgaaaaaactgaATGTGTCAGGAATTGTAGAAAATTCACGGATAGTGATGAAGATGAAAATTAACCAGCTCGTGCAATTAATGAAGAACGGGAACAGCGTGAAACTGCCGTATGTAGTCTAACTGAAGTCAAATTTCCTTGTAACAGCACCCTAATTTCAAGAGAAACTGGTATTAGTGTTAGAATTgtacgaaatattttaaaaagaaacaaatacCATTGCTACACATTAAGGCACTAATCTTGACAAAGATTTCATGAAAAAAATCTTGTTTACAGAtgagtcttctttttctttaactggCCATCACAATCCATCTGTTACCGTAGGGCAGGGGTCACCAAATGGCGGACCGCGGTCCGCATCCGGACCGTGAACTTGGTTTTTGCGGACCGccgttaaattcaaaatatagtaataaaattatagtgtaaaattataatcaaatctaactatataaatatttttatatttttaaaatgcatAGTACTAATACTATATAGAAGTACTCGTAATCTAGATAATGTTTTGAATAAACGGTTTTCCAAAATTTCAGGAAGTACCTacctaaaa includes these proteins:
- the Uch gene encoding ubiquitin carboxyl-terminal hydrolase isoform X1 codes for the protein MSLFPLESNPDVMNKFMHVLGVPEKFKVVDVYGLDTDALAWVPRPVIAIILLFPCSEKFYAHAQKEKEEYLNKAPEISPNIWYMKQKVSNACGTIALIHSIANNDERLNLTEGAFKKLLSESKNMTPEERGDILLKAEDIAFNLINTHQELAMEGQTEVQPDEQVNHHFVALVEKDGELYELDGRKEFPVTHGKTTHETFLEDAAKVCKEFIERDSEDVNFTVMALVEAEAS
- the Uch gene encoding ubiquitin carboxyl-terminal hydrolase isoform X2, whose amino-acid sequence is MSLFPLESNPDFMHVLGVPEKFKVVDVYGLDTDALAWVPRPVIAIILLFPCSEKFYAHAQKEKEEYLNKAPEISPNIWYMKQKVSNACGTIALIHSIANNDERLNLTEGAFKKLLSESKNMTPEERGDILLKAEDIAFNLINTHQELAMEGQTEVQPDEQVNHHFVALVEKDGELYELDGRKEFPVTHGKTTHETFLEDAAKVCKEFIERDSEDVNFTVMALVEAEAS